The genomic stretch GAATGAAGCAGGCTCTCAAAGAAATCCACAGAGTTCTCAAACCAAACGGCATTCTTGTGCTTGTATATGCTCATAAAACAACTGAAGGTTGGGAAACATTAATAAACTCTCTACTTGATTCTGGATTGGTTGTAACTGCTTCTTGGCCAATCCACACAGAGATGAAAAATAGATTGAGAGCAAAAGAATCAGCGGCTTTAGCATCATCTATCTACATTGTTGCAAGAAAGATTGAAAAGCAAGGTATTGGATGGTTTGATGAAGTTAAGAGAGAATTAAAAGAAAATCTTGAAAAGAAACTTAATGCATTGTGGAAAGAGGGTATAAGTGGAGCAGACTTCTTTATCTCAGCAATTGGCTCAGCAATTGAAGTTTTTGGTAAATATGAGAAAGTGTTAGATTATGAAGGTAATGAAATTAGAGGAGATAAGTTACTCCAAATGGTTAGGGATATTGTTAGCAACTATGCAATAAGACAGGTCTTGCATGAGGATATATCCTCTGAATTATCTCCACTTACAAAATTCTATGTGCTTTGGAGATGGGCTTATGGTGAGGCAAAGGTTCCTTTTGATGAGGCAAGAAAACTTGCAACATCTGTTGGTTTAGACCTTGAAAAAGAATGGAACAAAGGATTTATAAAAAAGGATAAAGAATTCATTAAAGTTTTAGGTCCAGAAGAAAGAAAAATTAAGGATATATCAAATAATGACTTAATAGATGTCCTCCATAAAGCACTGTTACTCTGGAAGTCAAATAAAAAGAGTGAAATGATCCAACTATTGGCAGAAACTGGCTGGGGAGAAAAAGAGATATTCTACAAAGTAGCCCAAGTAATTAGTGAAATATTACCAACAGATAGCAAAGAGAAAAAACTACTTGATGGATTCCTAACTGGAAAAGAGCATATAAAAAGAGCAATTGCAGAGGGAACTTATCAAATATATGAAGATGAAGAAAAAGAGAAATCAAAAGTTAAGACACTTGATGAATTTATTAAATAAAATTAATTTTAATTTTTTAATTTTATTTTAAATTTAAATTTTAAGATTGTAATATTAGAGTATATGCAATAACCTAAAAATATGGTGAATTCTTATGAAGATTAAAGCTATTGAAGTTAATAACTTATTTTCCTATGATAATTTTAAGATTGAATTTAATAAATGGAATATCGCAGTTATAGTAGGTCCAAATAATGCTGGAAAGACGAATTTATTTAGAGTTTTAGGGTTTTTGAAGGATGTAATAAATGATAAAATAAAAGCCGAAGATGTTCCAAATTATTTACATGATAGGAATATAAGATATGCTAAAATTGTTGTAGATATTGAATTTGATGATTTAGAAAAAGATATGTTAAAAAATTATTTTGAATGTTTTTTAAAATCTAATCATCCAGAATTTAAAAAAATATGTGATGAATTAGGTTTTAATATTGAGGAAAAATTAGTAGAGTTGTTTTCTAAGGGAAAATTTATTTGGGAGTTTAGGGGAGAACCTTCTGGGAGAGTAACCCCTTATTATAAAATCCCAATAAAAATGTTAAAAGATGAAAAATTAAAAGAAGTACTTAAGAAATTATCTATATTTGACCCTGAGGTTCTTAAATCTAATAAGGAAGAATTGTATAAATTTTGTAGTTTTATATTCGATATAAGTGATGCGTCAGAGGAGGATATTAAAAAATTTTTAGAGGATTATGGCTATTATTTCACAGATTTGATTTATATTATACACTATTTACTAAATTTACTAAAGATATTAATAAATGATGATATATACTTCAATACAGATGAAAAAAATAGGATTCTTCTATATAATTCTCAAAATGAGCCTATCTTTGAAGTTAAAGATTTAAAAAGTTGGGATACACATATAGGAGGAATTTATAACTTCCTTAAAAAATATTCACTAAAGGCAAAAGACATTATATTTTTAACATTACTTTTAGCATGGCTAGCTAGTCTCAAAAATGATGATTTATACTATGGTAAAATTTTAGATCTTTGTAAAAATAACCCTTTAGATAATATACTATCTGAAAAAGCAAAAAATCTTTTTGAATATACATATAAACAATTTAATGTTAATCAAAACTTATTATTCCGTCATTTTATACAAAAACTCTTTGATAAAGCTATTATAAAATTTGAAGAAGTTAGAGGGAGTCCTGATAGTTTTATTAAATATATTAAAGTTCCAATAGATTTATGGATAAAGTCCATATCATCATCCATTATATATGACATACCTAGAACTGGAGAACGACTTAAAAAAGAATTTGAATCAAAATATAAAATACCAGAGTATGGTTTTGATTCTAACGATTATTATGGTAATGGAGAAGATTTGGCAAAATACTTATTTTATTTAAAGAATGCTCATGAGATAGATATTAGAAGTAAATACAAGGAATTTAGAAAATCTTTTAAAGAGATATTTAAAACTGAAAAAATAGATTTCGATGTAGTTAATCATAATGGTTATCCAGAAATTTATATTATATTTGAGAAAGATAATGGAGATATTGATTATCAGTTACCTATAAATAGAGTAGGTTCTGGAATCTTTGAAGTTTTAAATATATTGGCTGTGGTTATTGGGAACAAAAATAAAGTTATCTTATTAGATGAACCTGCACTTCATTTACATCCTGTTTATCAGAAAAAATTGTTGAAAGTATTTGAAGATTTGGGTAAAGATAAAGATAATCAAAATAGGAAAAAAAGTAATCAAATTATAATTGTAACACATTCTCCTTATTTTGTATCAGCTGAGTTCTTAAATAATACTTTTAGATTTTATAAAGAGAATGAAGCTACAAAATGGATAAATGTAGGAGAAATTATTAAGCAACAATATAAAAAAGACATTACAAAAAAATTTGAAGAAAATGATATAAAAAAGAGGATATTATTTGCTAATGGAGTATTATTAGTTGAGGGTGATTGCGAATATTATACCTTACCTATACTACTCGAAAAAATAGGATATTCTATTGAAGATTACAATATTGAAATTATAAATGTAAGAGGAAAAGGAGGTTTTAAGGAATATATTGCATTACTGAATGAATTAAAAATACCTTTTGGAATTGTATGTGATGGAGATACGGCATTTAATATTTATAAACATAATCGTATTAATGAAGAGAAAGCAGAGAAGATTATAAAAAAATTAAATGATATTTTAGACAGTGAAGGACTTACTGAAGAAACTATAAAATCTGAAATCAATGAAATCATTAAAAAATATAATACAGATTACACATTAAAAAATGAAAATGATTATTCTACACTTATAAATGCATTTAAAGATGTATTTAATAATGAAAAATACCCTTTCTGGTTAAAACCAAATGAATATCAAGAAATACTAAAAAATATTACAGAAAATATGGAAAAATTGCGAAATGACTTAAAAAAGAAGGGGATGGACAGATTAGAATCATCCAAAGATATAGAAAATTACTGTATTGAACCATTATATAATAACCTAAATGAGAATTTTAAGAAATTAAATGTTTTTGCTTGTAAAGAGTATGATTGGCATATGTTTTTGGGAAGTAATAATAAAAATATTGAAAATTGCATTAAAAAAACTTATGAATTTAATGATGAAGAAAAACTAAATGAGTTGAAACAATTCATCCAAAACTTCATAAATAAATGCATTAGCCCCTAAACCTAATTATTACATAAGGTTAATTCAATGTTTTTATATCTCTGTAATTAACATATAATCTTCCTCTGGAATATCTCTCATAGCTTTACACATTAAATGCCCACGACACTTATTTTTATTCGTAATGAACTTTAATTTTAGAATTAAATCTTAATTTCTTTAGGTTTAACTTTATATGGAAATTTTTCGTTAGGATTTTTAAGTTAAATGCTAAATTCCTGAACCTTAAACTCCTTATTTTGCAATAATCTCAATATAAATTCTTATAGCACAACTTACATTATAAGGTGTTTTTAAAATATTCTAAAAACTTTTTCAACTCATTAAGTTCTTCTGATTCAAAGTTCCAATATCCTTTTTTTGCTCCTTCCCCTACAGACTTAACAATTATGGGCATAACTGATAAGTATGCTTGTGCTTTTGCCTTTGCAATGTTTTTAATTTTACCATTAGATTCTGAAAAAATTTTTCTATAAAATTCCTTATTTTTAAAATATTCATATTTTTCAAAATATTTCTTTACTTCACCATTTTCATACATTTGATTAGCACACTCAAATAATCTATCAACGCATTTGATTAATGGACTGTCTTTAACAGATTTTAAGCATAAATCTTCCAACATTCCCTTGTCTTTATTATTGGGCATTATATAAATTCCAATCCTTATGAATCCATTGGAAAAAGTATTCGGTTCTTTTGGAAGTATTTCTTCTAAATTTGAACAACTGTGTTTTTTAATTTCTTCTTTATATATGGATTATTTTTTAAGACATTTTTTAAAGTGTCTCTAACACTTTGAAACGCCCCTCTTACATCCTCATCAGCATCTCTAACAATTCCAAAGATCTGCACTTTTGAAAAACCCGGTGTTTTAGTTATTGCTTCTAATTTATTTTTTAGATTATCTTTACCCTCATAAGATATTATTTGAACATCAGTTATCCCCATATAATTCAAAAGTTCTTCAAAAAAATTTTCTTCATCTTTTCCTTCAACAAAAAGAACTTTCTCTGATTCAATTTTTTCATTTTCTGACTTTACTTTGATTGTTTTATTTTCACTGGGCATTATCTCATCTCCCACTTCTCCTCAAGAGCCACTTTCATACTCTCTTCATCGTAATCTATAACTATAAAATCATCATCTTCTTTTTCAATTCTATATAGTCTAATTCCATCCATTTCATTTACATATTCATCATAAACTTTTCTATATGCAGCAATGCACTCCCATGAGTGAGTTGTAGCAAACACCTGCACATTAAATTCTTTTGATGCTTCAAATATTCCCTTCCACAATACTTCCAATGAAGAGTAATGCAAACCATTCTCAATTTCATCAATAAACACGTAACCATCTTTTGCATTATACATTACTAATAATATAGATAGCATTCTTAAGAGTCCATCTCCCATTACATTTATTGGCATAAGTTTTTCAGCCCCAGTATCACAATATATATTATCATATGCTCCTATTCTCAAATCCTTTATAGAGGGTTCTATTTTTTGTAATGTTTTAATTATATTACCTATTTCTTTTGAAATTTGAAGGTTATCCATTAGTTTTATCATATCCTTTAAATTTATTTTTGGAGATAAATATTTTGATTTTCCCACACCATACACTTCCGAATATTTTTTAAATCCTGCACGTAAAGGGAGAATCGGTATTCTTAACCCCATACGTAGTGGTATTATGGACTTTTTTGATTTATTCTCACTAATTATTAATTTTCTTTCATTAACCAATATATTAAAACAATTTTCATCAAGATTTGAATTTCCATTTATTATGTATTTTATTTTTAATCCTATAGGTAAATCACCTTCGAATTCCTCATATTGAATAATAAAATCAGTATCATACTCTATTTCAATCTTCTTTTTTATATTGGTGTCAAAATCCCCTTCAATCTCAATAGGAATATCCACATCCATATTTCTAAACATTGACAATATTAAGTTGCTAATGGTTTCAAAATCATACTTTTCCCCAAAATTTCTAATATTAACTAAATTTAGAATGGAGAGTGGGTTGCTTAATAAATAAATTCCTTCAAGAACGGAAGTTTTACCACAGTTATTTTTACCAACAAATAAATTAACTCTTTTTAAATCGTCAATTTCAAGGGTGGATATACTCCTAAATGAGTTGATTTTAACTCTTTTAAACATTTAAATCACCAGATATAATTATATAATTTATAGTTACAATAATGTCTCAGCCATTTCAAATAGTTTTGTGAATGGATATGGATTTAAATAATCTTTTTTTTATTAAATCTTCATATTAGTTTTTTATAATTGCATCAACATACATATTAAAATATGGTCTTGAATTTCTTGTGTATCCTCCTGAAAAAACAGTGGATATATATTTTAAATGCTCAACTCTATATTTATATCGTTTAACTTCTAAATATTTTCTTTTAACTAATCTTCCCTAACTTTAATAAAATTCTTTATTGCTTCTGCCTTTTCTTTTATACCTAATAAATCATTATCTAAATTAGGCATTGGCTTGTCAGGATACATAATCTCACCACAAATTATAAGATAGGAATAAAAGACATTGTCAAGAAATTTGTGGGACAAAATACATAATTCATAAATTTATAAATATGGTATATATTATTATCTAAAATAGTTGATAACAAAATATAAGCGTGATAATCATGGTTATGAAACCATTCTACCAAATAGCAATACCACATGATGACATAAAGGAGGGAAAATTTACATTGGATACATTTGCCGCAGATTTATGGAGTGTATATCAAAATAGAGGGCCTGAAGAATATAGAAATCCTGAACTTTTTTGGGAGAGGACTTATGAGACAAATGGTCTAAAAAATCTCTTAGAAATTGCGAGAAAGAGATTGATTGATGGTGTTGGAGATGCTATAATCCAATTACAAACACCATTTGGAGGAGGGAAAACACACTCTTTAATAGCCCTATATCACA from Methanocaldococcus lauensis encodes the following:
- a CDS encoding AAA family ATPase, whose translation is MKIKAIEVNNLFSYDNFKIEFNKWNIAVIVGPNNAGKTNLFRVLGFLKDVINDKIKAEDVPNYLHDRNIRYAKIVVDIEFDDLEKDMLKNYFECFLKSNHPEFKKICDELGFNIEEKLVELFSKGKFIWEFRGEPSGRVTPYYKIPIKMLKDEKLKEVLKKLSIFDPEVLKSNKEELYKFCSFIFDISDASEEDIKKFLEDYGYYFTDLIYIIHYLLNLLKILINDDIYFNTDEKNRILLYNSQNEPIFEVKDLKSWDTHIGGIYNFLKKYSLKAKDIIFLTLLLAWLASLKNDDLYYGKILDLCKNNPLDNILSEKAKNLFEYTYKQFNVNQNLLFRHFIQKLFDKAIIKFEEVRGSPDSFIKYIKVPIDLWIKSISSSIIYDIPRTGERLKKEFESKYKIPEYGFDSNDYYGNGEDLAKYLFYLKNAHEIDIRSKYKEFRKSFKEIFKTEKIDFDVVNHNGYPEIYIIFEKDNGDIDYQLPINRVGSGIFEVLNILAVVIGNKNKVILLDEPALHLHPVYQKKLLKVFEDLGKDKDNQNRKKSNQIIIVTHSPYFVSAEFLNNTFRFYKENEATKWINVGEIIKQQYKKDITKKFEENDIKKRILFANGVLLVEGDCEYYTLPILLEKIGYSIEDYNIEIINVRGKGGFKEYIALLNELKIPFGIVCDGDTAFNIYKHNRINEEKAEKIIKKLNDILDSEGLTEETIKSEINEIIKKYNTDYTLKNENDYSTLINAFKDVFNNEKYPFWLKPNEYQEILKNITENMEKLRNDLKKKGMDRLESSKDIENYCIEPLYNNLNENFKKLNVFACKEYDWHMFLGSNNKNIENCIKKTYEFNDEEKLNELKQFIQNFINKCISP
- a CDS encoding AAA family ATPase, which translates into the protein MFKRVKINSFRSISTLEIDDLKRVNLFVGKNNCGKTSVLEGIYLLSNPLSILNLVNIRNFGEKYDFETISNLILSMFRNMDVDIPIEIEGDFDTNIKKKIEIEYDTDFIIQYEEFEGDLPIGLKIKYIINGNSNLDENCFNILVNERKLIISENKSKKSIIPLRMGLRIPILPLRAGFKKYSEVYGVGKSKYLSPKINLKDMIKLMDNLQISKEIGNIIKTLQKIEPSIKDLRIGAYDNIYCDTGAEKLMPINVMGDGLLRMLSILLVMYNAKDGYVFIDEIENGLHYSSLEVLWKGIFEASKEFNVQVFATTHSWECIAAYRKVYDEYVNEMDGIRLYRIEKEDDDFIVIDYDEESMKVALEEKWEMR
- a CDS encoding DUF3226 domain-containing protein, which codes for MPSENKTIKVKSENEKIESEKVLFVEGKDEENFFEELLNYMGITDVQIISYEGKDNLKNKLEAITKTPGFSKVQIFGIVRDADEDVRGAFQSVRDTLKNVLKNNPYIKKKLKNTVVQI
- a CDS encoding DUF3226 domain-containing protein → MYKEEIKKHSCSNLEEILPKEPNTFSNGFIRIGIYIMPNNKDKGMLEDLCLKSVKDSPLIKCVDRLFECANQMYENGEVKKYFEKYEYFKNKEFYRKIFSESNGKIKNIAKAKAQAYLSVMPIIVKSVGEGAKKGYWNFESEELNELKKFLEYFKNTL